A stretch of Peteryoungia algae DNA encodes these proteins:
- the topA gene encoding type I DNA topoisomerase, with product MNVVVVESPAKAKTINKYLGPGYTVLASFGHVRDLPAKDGSVLPDQDFEMFWEVDTASQKRMKDIADAVKSSDGLFLATDPDREGEAISWHVLDLLKKKKVIGDKPVKRVVFNAITKKAVLDAMANPRDIDTPLVDAYLARRALDYLVGFNLSPVLWRKLPGARSAGRVQSVALRLVCDRETEIERFVAEEYWNISALLKTPRGEEFVAKLVSHQGKRMQRNSVTNGDQAAGIQALLEGAAFAVDSVEAKPVKRNPGPPFTTSTLQQAASSKLGFSASRTMQVAQKLYEGIDIGGETVGLITYMRTDGVQMAPEAIEAARSAVADQFGPRYVPEKARIYSTKAKNAQEAHEAIRPTDFNRSPDKVRRFLDADQLRLYDLIWKRGIASQMASAEIERTTVEILADNKGDKAGLRAVGSVIRFDGFIAAYTDQREEGEPAEDGDDEDGRLPEINAREALAKQKVNSSQHFTEPPPRYSEASLIKKMEELGIGRPSTYAATLKTLSDREYVIMDKRKLIPHSKGRLVTAFLENFFTKYVEYDFTADLEEKLDKISAGELNWKDVLRAFWQDFFAQIEDTKELRVTNVLDALNEALAPLVFPKREDGSDPRICQVCGTGNLSLKLGKYGAFVGCSNYPECNFTRQLSSEGGAEAEANGNNEPRALGKDPVTEEEITLRSGRFGPYVQRGDGKEAKRSSLPKGWAPADIDLEKALSLLSLPRDVGAHPETGKMISAGLGRYGPFVLHDGTYANLEGIEDVLSIGLNRAVTVLAEKKANPGGRGRTAAVALKELGEHPDGGAMTVRDGRFGPYVNWGKVNATLPKGKDPQAVTVEEALVLIAERAAKDGGKTKAKKAPAKAAKAKSEDGAAAKPKKAAAKPKAKATAKAKTTKKSAT from the coding sequence ATGAACGTCGTAGTCGTAGAATCCCCGGCCAAGGCCAAGACGATCAACAAGTATCTGGGTCCCGGATACACGGTGCTCGCCTCATTCGGCCATGTGCGCGATCTGCCGGCCAAGGATGGCTCCGTTCTACCGGACCAGGACTTCGAGATGTTCTGGGAGGTCGATACAGCCTCGCAAAAGCGGATGAAGGATATTGCCGATGCGGTGAAATCCTCAGACGGCCTGTTTCTCGCGACCGACCCTGATCGCGAAGGTGAAGCCATTTCCTGGCATGTGCTCGATCTTCTGAAGAAGAAGAAGGTGATTGGCGACAAGCCGGTGAAGCGCGTCGTCTTCAACGCGATCACCAAGAAGGCCGTGCTCGACGCAATGGCCAATCCGCGCGACATCGACACACCGCTCGTCGATGCCTATCTCGCCCGCCGTGCGCTGGACTATCTCGTCGGCTTCAATCTCTCGCCGGTGCTCTGGCGCAAGCTGCCCGGTGCCCGCTCCGCCGGCCGCGTCCAGTCAGTGGCGTTGCGCCTCGTCTGCGATCGCGAAACCGAGATCGAACGCTTCGTCGCCGAGGAATACTGGAATATTTCGGCCCTCCTGAAGACGCCGCGCGGCGAAGAATTCGTGGCGAAGCTCGTTTCGCACCAGGGCAAGCGCATGCAGCGCAACTCGGTGACCAATGGTGACCAGGCAGCGGGCATCCAGGCCTTGCTCGAGGGCGCAGCCTTTGCCGTCGACAGTGTCGAGGCAAAGCCGGTCAAGCGCAATCCGGGCCCGCCTTTCACGACATCGACATTGCAGCAGGCGGCATCGTCGAAGCTCGGCTTCTCGGCCTCGCGCACCATGCAGGTGGCGCAGAAGCTCTATGAAGGCATCGACATCGGCGGCGAAACCGTCGGCCTGATCACCTATATGCGTACCGACGGCGTCCAGATGGCACCCGAGGCGATCGAGGCTGCCCGGTCCGCTGTCGCCGACCAGTTCGGCCCGCGCTACGTGCCGGAAAAGGCGCGCATCTACTCGACCAAGGCGAAGAATGCCCAGGAAGCGCACGAAGCGATCCGCCCGACCGATTTCAATCGCTCGCCGGACAAGGTGCGCCGCTTCCTCGATGCCGACCAGTTGCGTCTCTACGACCTGATCTGGAAGCGCGGCATTGCAAGCCAGATGGCATCTGCCGAAATCGAGCGCACGACGGTCGAGATCCTGGCCGACAACAAGGGTGACAAGGCCGGGCTTCGCGCCGTTGGCTCCGTCATCCGCTTCGACGGCTTCATCGCCGCCTATACCGACCAGCGCGAAGAGGGCGAGCCGGCAGAGGACGGTGACGACGAGGATGGCCGCCTGCCGGAGATCAATGCCCGGGAGGCATTGGCCAAGCAAAAGGTCAATTCGAGCCAGCATTTCACCGAGCCGCCACCGCGCTATTCGGAAGCCTCGTTGATCAAGAAGATGGAAGAGCTCGGCATCGGCCGCCCCTCCACCTATGCTGCGACGCTAAAGACGCTCAGCGATCGCGAATATGTCATCATGGACAAGCGCAAGCTGATCCCGCATTCCAAGGGTCGGCTGGTCACGGCTTTCCTCGAGAACTTCTTCACCAAATACGTCGAATACGACTTCACGGCCGATCTCGAAGAGAAGCTCGACAAGATCTCTGCCGGAGAGTTGAACTGGAAGGATGTGCTGCGCGCCTTCTGGCAGGACTTCTTCGCCCAGATCGAAGACACGAAGGAACTGCGCGTCACCAATGTTCTGGATGCACTGAACGAGGCGCTGGCCCCGCTGGTGTTTCCAAAGCGCGAGGACGGGTCAGATCCGCGCATCTGCCAGGTCTGCGGCACCGGCAATCTGTCGCTGAAGCTCGGCAAGTACGGCGCCTTTGTCGGCTGCTCGAACTATCCGGAATGCAATTTCACCCGACAGCTCAGCTCGGAAGGTGGCGCGGAAGCGGAAGCGAACGGCAACAATGAACCGCGGGCGCTGGGCAAGGATCCGGTGACCGAGGAAGAAATCACGCTGCGCTCCGGCCGTTTCGGGCCTTACGTCCAGCGCGGCGACGGCAAGGAGGCAAAGCGCTCCTCGCTGCCGAAGGGCTGGGCGCCAGCCGATATTGACCTTGAGAAAGCCTTGTCGCTGCTGTCGCTCCCGCGCGACGTCGGGGCACACCCGGAAACCGGCAAGATGATCTCGGCGGGCCTCGGACGCTACGGACCCTTCGTGCTGCATGACGGTACCTATGCCAATCTCGAAGGCATCGAGGACGTTCTGTCGATCGGCCTCAACCGCGCCGTTACCGTGCTTGCCGAAAAGAAGGCCAATCCGGGTGGCCGTGGCCGTACGGCAGCCGTCGCCCTCAAGGAACTCGGAGAGCATCCCGATGGTGGTGCAATGACCGTCCGTGACGGTCGCTTCGGCCCCTATGTCAATTGGGGCAAGGTGAATGCTACCCTGCCGAAGGGCAAGGATCCGCAGGCGGTCACCGTCGAGGAAGCGCTGGTGCTGATCGCCGAACGCGCGGCCAAGGATGGCGGCAAGACGAAGGCGAAGAAGGCTCCGGCCAAGGCAGCCAAGGCAAAGTCGGAAGACGGTGCTGCAGCGAAGCCGAAGAAGGCAGCCGCCAAGCCGAAGGCAAAAGCTACGGCGAAGGCAAAAACAACGAAGAAGAGTGCGACTTGA
- the rnr gene encoding ribonuclease R gives MTRDTSRSPGSGNRKSRRAEGAAKARSENPTALIHGEVPPRDVLMQFITDNPDRASKREIAKAFGLKGEQRVELKQALKDLENDGLVQKSRKSLTRPGALPPVTVLDITTRDKDGELIGRPAEWPEEAGAAPAVLIRQSSSDRSKGKAPVGGLGDRVLAKIFANKDRSGPAYTARVIKILDRHIGAVMGVVRMMPEGGARLMPIERRGEEMQIDATDISDAKDGDLVEVEVARASRFGLTRAKVLSVVGSVASEKAISMIAIHAHGIPHIFPQSVISEAEAAEPASMSHREDWCDLPLITIDPHDAKDHDDAVYAELDPSPDNPDGVIVTVAIADVSYYIRPKSALDREALKRGNSVYFPDRVVPMLPERISNDLCSLREGVDRPALAVRMVFSHEGRKASHTFHRIMMKSAAKLSYQQAQAAIDGKPDEKTGPLLEPILKPLWHAYEVMKRGRDRRQPLELDMPERKIILKEDGTVDRVHVPERLDAHKLIEEMMIQANVSAAETLEKKRQALIYRIHDAPTLAKQEVLREFLATLGMSLVKGGNMRSNSFNGILAKAQDTPHQTIVNEMVLRSQSQAIYSPDNIGHFGLNLMKYAHFTSPIRRYADLIVHRALVRSVGLGEGGITPEEEASLEDIAAEISTFERRAMAAERDTVNRLIAHHLAGRIGEQFDGQIRGVTKSGLFVALPQFGADGFVPVSTLGRDYYIYDEAHQALTGEKSGLGYQLGDTVEVRLAEAVPLAGALRFEMLSEGRKMPAGTRSFHKAGRRGQKQPGTRPPRSRR, from the coding sequence ATGACCCGCGACACCTCCCGCTCCCCTGGCTCCGGCAACCGCAAGAGCCGGCGTGCGGAGGGCGCGGCCAAGGCCCGGAGCGAAAACCCCACGGCCTTGATCCACGGGGAGGTTCCGCCGCGCGACGTCCTGATGCAGTTTATTACCGATAATCCCGACCGGGCCTCCAAGCGCGAGATCGCCAAGGCCTTCGGGTTGAAGGGTGAGCAGCGGGTCGAGCTGAAGCAGGCGCTGAAGGATCTGGAAAACGACGGGCTGGTGCAGAAGAGCCGCAAGTCGCTGACGAGGCCGGGCGCCCTGCCGCCGGTCACCGTTCTCGACATCACCACCCGCGACAAGGACGGCGAACTGATCGGGCGCCCGGCGGAATGGCCGGAAGAGGCCGGAGCTGCACCGGCGGTGCTGATCCGCCAGTCGAGTTCCGACCGTTCCAAGGGAAAGGCGCCTGTCGGCGGCCTCGGCGACCGGGTACTCGCCAAGATCTTTGCCAACAAGGACCGCTCGGGTCCGGCCTATACGGCCCGGGTCATCAAGATCCTCGACCGGCATATCGGCGCGGTCATGGGTGTGGTGCGCATGATGCCGGAGGGTGGCGCACGGCTCATGCCAATCGAGCGGCGCGGCGAGGAAATGCAGATCGACGCTACCGATATCAGCGACGCCAAGGATGGCGACCTGGTCGAAGTGGAGGTCGCGCGGGCCTCCCGTTTCGGCCTGACGCGGGCCAAGGTGCTCAGCGTCGTCGGATCGGTCGCCTCGGAAAAGGCGATCTCGATGATCGCGATCCATGCACATGGCATTCCGCACATCTTCCCGCAATCGGTGATTTCAGAGGCCGAAGCAGCCGAGCCTGCCTCGATGTCGCATCGCGAGGACTGGTGCGACCTGCCGCTGATCACCATCGATCCGCATGACGCCAAGGACCATGACGACGCCGTCTATGCCGAGCTCGACCCGTCGCCGGACAATCCTGACGGCGTGATCGTGACGGTCGCGATCGCCGACGTCTCCTACTATATCCGACCGAAATCCGCGCTCGACCGCGAGGCGCTGAAGCGCGGCAACTCCGTCTATTTCCCGGACCGGGTCGTGCCCATGCTGCCAGAGCGGATCTCGAACGATCTCTGCTCGCTGCGCGAAGGCGTCGATCGGCCGGCACTTGCCGTGCGCATGGTCTTTTCGCATGAGGGTCGCAAGGCGAGCCACACTTTCCACCGGATCATGATGAAGAGTGCGGCCAAGCTGTCCTACCAGCAGGCGCAGGCGGCGATCGACGGAAAGCCGGATGAGAAGACCGGCCCGCTGCTGGAGCCTATCCTGAAGCCGCTCTGGCACGCCTATGAGGTGATGAAGCGCGGGCGCGACAGGCGCCAGCCACTTGAACTCGACATGCCCGAACGCAAGATCATTCTCAAGGAAGATGGCACCGTCGATCGCGTGCATGTGCCGGAGAGACTCGATGCGCACAAACTGATCGAGGAAATGATGATCCAGGCGAATGTCTCGGCCGCCGAGACCCTGGAGAAGAAGCGTCAGGCGCTGATCTACCGCATTCATGATGCGCCGACACTTGCCAAGCAGGAAGTGCTGCGCGAATTTCTCGCAACGCTCGGCATGTCCTTGGTCAAGGGCGGCAACATGCGGTCCAATTCCTTCAACGGAATCCTCGCCAAGGCGCAAGACACGCCGCATCAGACCATTGTCAACGAGATGGTGCTGCGAAGCCAGAGCCAGGCCATCTACAGCCCTGACAATATCGGCCATTTCGGCCTCAACCTGATGAAGTATGCCCACTTCACCTCACCGATCCGCCGTTATGCCGACCTTATTGTGCATCGCGCTCTGGTGAGATCTGTCGGCCTTGGCGAAGGCGGGATCACGCCCGAGGAAGAGGCGAGCCTCGAGGATATCGCAGCCGAGATCTCGACCTTCGAGCGCCGCGCGATGGCTGCCGAACGTGACACCGTCAACCGGCTGATCGCGCATCACCTTGCCGGGCGCATCGGCGAGCAATTCGACGGACAGATCAGAGGCGTGACGAAATCCGGCCTGTTCGTCGCCCTGCCGCAATTTGGCGCAGATGGCTTTGTCCCGGTTTCCACACTCGGTCGCGACTACTATATCTACGATGAAGCGCATCAGGCTTTGACGGGTGAAAAATCCGGGCTCGGTTACCAGCTCGGCGATACCGTCGAGGTTCGACTGGCCGAGGCCGTGCCGCTTGCCGGTGCGCTCCGCTTCGAAATGCTGAGTGAGGGACGCAAGATGCCGGCCGGCACGCGCTCCTTCCACAAGGCGGGACGGCGTGGCCAAAAACAACCAGGCACACGTCCGCCGCGCTCGCGACGTTGA
- a CDS encoding MFS transporter, with protein sequence MSETNGLHGHREEIHWPSLVAAISAISAVGIAIGLGLPLLSIILEKRGISSTLIGLNSAMAGIAAMAAAPVTTKLAHKLGVVPTMLWAVVLSAVSAVGFYFATEFWMWFPLRIVFHGATTTLFILSEFWINAAAPSRKRGLVMGIYATMLAVGFACGPLLFSVLGSEGILPFAVGAIAILAAAIPIYIARYESPVLGDKPEMHFLRYIFLVPTATVAVFVFGAVEAGGLSLFPIYATRSGFTETQAALLLTVMGIGNMVFQIPLGLLSDRMRDRRMLLSILAAVGLAGSLTLPWLSGHWQLMAVVLLFWGGCVSGLYTVGLSHLGSRLTGADLAAANAAFIFCYAVGTVAGPQAIGAAIDITGNDGFAWAIAGFFALYVVLSLGRLLFKPKRT encoded by the coding sequence ATGTCTGAAACCAATGGCCTTCACGGCCACCGCGAGGAGATCCACTGGCCTTCGCTGGTTGCGGCCATTTCCGCGATCTCAGCCGTCGGCATTGCGATTGGCCTCGGCCTGCCGCTGCTCAGCATCATCCTGGAGAAGCGGGGCATTTCCTCGACGCTGATCGGGCTCAATTCCGCCATGGCCGGCATTGCTGCGATGGCGGCAGCACCGGTCACGACCAAGCTTGCCCACAAACTCGGCGTCGTACCGACCATGCTGTGGGCTGTCGTGCTCTCGGCCGTCAGCGCGGTCGGCTTCTACTTTGCCACCGAATTCTGGATGTGGTTTCCGCTGCGCATCGTCTTTCATGGCGCAACGACCACGCTCTTCATCCTCTCCGAATTCTGGATCAATGCGGCGGCCCCCTCGCGCAAGCGCGGGCTGGTCATGGGGATTTATGCCACCATGCTGGCCGTCGGTTTCGCCTGCGGCCCCCTGCTCTTTTCGGTACTCGGCAGTGAAGGCATCCTGCCCTTTGCGGTGGGCGCCATCGCCATCCTGGCGGCTGCGATCCCAATCTACATCGCGCGCTACGAAAGCCCCGTCCTGGGTGACAAGCCCGAGATGCACTTCCTGCGCTACATCTTCCTGGTGCCGACCGCGACGGTGGCCGTTTTCGTCTTCGGTGCGGTCGAGGCGGGCGGCCTGTCGCTCTTCCCGATCTATGCGACCCGCAGCGGCTTCACCGAGACCCAGGCGGCGCTTCTGCTGACCGTGATGGGCATTGGCAACATGGTCTTCCAGATCCCGCTGGGGCTGCTCTCAGACCGGATGCGCGACCGGCGCATGCTCCTGTCCATCCTCGCTGCCGTGGGCCTTGCCGGCTCGCTGACGCTTCCGTGGCTCTCCGGCCACTGGCAACTGATGGCTGTGGTGCTGCTGTTCTGGGGTGGCTGCGTCTCGGGCCTCTACACCGTGGGCTTGAGCCATCTCGGCTCGCGACTCACTGGCGCGGATCTGGCAGCGGCCAATGCCGCATTCATTTTCTGTTATGCGGTGGGTACGGTTGCTGGTCCGCAGGCGATCGGGGCTGCCATCGACATCACCGGCAATGACGGTTTTGCATGGGCAATCGCGGGCTTCTTCGCCCTCTATGTGGTGCTTTCCCTGGGACGCCTGCTTTTTAAGCCGAAACGCACTTGA
- the dprA gene encoding DNA-processing protein DprA, with product MGSVGAGRKGIALTDRQRIAWLRLIRSDNVGPSTFRDLINHFGSAEAALDALPELSRRGGSTRAIRIATTADAEREIETAHRFGACFIGIGEPDYPPALRQIDAAPPLIAAKGDLSVATLPTVGIVGSRNASISGAKFAAMVAREIGLSGYGIVSGLARGIDAAAHRASLETGTIAAMAGGLDQPYPPENIDLLAQICEGRGLAISEMPFGWEPRARDFPRRNRLIAGVALGVVVIEAAARSGSLITARLAGEFGRLVFAVPGSPLDPRCEGTNGLLKDGATVTTRSQDVLQALAPISDVDLFSQTEADEPGDGDPGERPLAPPPNDDERLIIIQALGPTPVEIDDIIRHTGLPASSVYLVLLELDIAGRLERHAGGFVSLSMID from the coding sequence ATGGGGTCAGTCGGCGCAGGACGGAAGGGAATTGCGCTGACGGATCGACAAAGGATCGCGTGGTTGCGGCTGATCCGCAGCGACAATGTCGGCCCCTCCACATTCCGCGACCTGATCAATCATTTCGGCTCGGCGGAAGCCGCACTCGACGCGCTTCCCGAACTGTCGCGCCGGGGTGGTTCGACACGCGCCATCCGCATTGCGACGACAGCGGATGCCGAGCGGGAGATCGAAACCGCCCATCGCTTCGGCGCCTGCTTCATCGGCATCGGCGAACCGGACTATCCGCCCGCTCTCAGACAGATAGACGCCGCCCCTCCCCTGATCGCGGCCAAGGGCGACCTCAGCGTCGCCACGCTTCCCACCGTCGGGATTGTCGGCTCGCGCAATGCCTCGATCAGCGGTGCGAAATTCGCAGCGATGGTGGCAAGGGAGATCGGTCTTTCGGGCTACGGCATCGTTTCCGGGCTTGCACGGGGGATCGATGCGGCCGCCCATCGAGCAAGCCTCGAGACGGGAACGATCGCTGCAATGGCCGGCGGGCTGGACCAGCCCTATCCCCCTGAAAACATCGACCTCCTCGCCCAGATTTGCGAAGGCCGGGGGCTTGCCATCTCGGAGATGCCGTTCGGTTGGGAGCCTCGGGCGCGGGACTTTCCGAGGCGCAACCGACTGATCGCCGGCGTGGCTCTCGGCGTCGTGGTGATCGAGGCGGCCGCTCGCTCCGGGTCGCTTATCACGGCGCGACTGGCCGGCGAATTCGGACGGCTGGTCTTTGCCGTTCCTGGATCACCGCTGGATCCGCGCTGCGAGGGGACCAATGGCCTGCTGAAGGATGGCGCGACGGTCACGACGCGTTCGCAGGACGTGCTGCAGGCGCTCGCACCGATATCGGATGTCGATCTCTTCTCGCAGACCGAGGCGGATGAACCCGGCGATGGTGATCCCGGCGAGCGTCCGCTGGCCCCGCCCCCGAACGACGACGAGCGCCTGATCATCATCCAGGCACTTGGGCCGACGCCGGTCGAGATCGATGACATCATCCGTCATACGGGCCTGCCAGCCTCGTCCGTCTACCTGGTTCTGCTGGAACTGGACATTGCCGGGCGCCTAGAGCGGCATGCGGGTGGATTTGTTTCGCTGAGCATGATTGATTGA
- a CDS encoding dihydroorotase, protein MKKPLVLKNARILDPSRGLDEVGTIIVGHDGLIVASGADAQNQGAPEGAEIRDARGLTAIPGLVDARVFVGEPGAEHRETIASASRAAAAGGITSFIMMPETDPVIDDIALVEFVKKTARDTADVNVYPAAALTKGLKSAEMTEMGLLQQAGAVAFTNGRYGLNDTQVLRRAMTYAREFGAVIALETREKYLAANGVMNEGLLASWLGLGGIPRETEIIPLERDLRIAALTRAKYHASQISVPESVEAIEVARKRGAKVTCGISINHLSLNENDIGEYRSFFKLYPPLRSEDDRMAMVDALAKGQIDIIVSSHDPQDVDTKRLPFGEAADGAIGLETMLAAALRLHHAGQVPLMRLIDAMSTRPAEIFGLPGGTLKQGAPGDITLVDLDEPWLVSRDSLLARSKNTPFEDARFSGRAVATYVAGRCVHSL, encoded by the coding sequence ATGAAAAAGCCGCTTGTCCTCAAGAATGCACGGATCCTCGATCCCTCGCGCGGGCTCGACGAAGTCGGCACCATCATCGTCGGCCATGACGGGCTGATCGTCGCCTCCGGCGCCGATGCGCAGAACCAAGGCGCGCCGGAAGGTGCCGAAATCCGCGATGCCCGGGGCCTGACCGCCATTCCGGGTCTGGTCGATGCGCGCGTCTTCGTCGGGGAACCGGGTGCCGAGCACCGCGAGACGATCGCGTCCGCGAGCCGTGCGGCAGCGGCCGGCGGCATCACCTCCTTCATCATGATGCCGGAAACGGATCCGGTCATCGACGACATCGCGCTCGTCGAATTCGTCAAGAAGACCGCCCGCGACACGGCCGACGTCAACGTCTATCCGGCGGCGGCCCTGACCAAGGGGCTGAAAAGTGCCGAGATGACGGAGATGGGACTGCTGCAGCAAGCCGGAGCTGTCGCCTTCACCAATGGTCGCTACGGGCTCAATGACACGCAGGTCCTGCGGCGGGCCATGACTTACGCCCGCGAATTCGGCGCCGTTATCGCGCTTGAAACCCGCGAGAAGTATCTGGCCGCGAACGGCGTGATGAACGAAGGACTGCTCGCAAGCTGGCTCGGGCTCGGCGGCATCCCGCGCGAAACCGAGATCATTCCGCTGGAACGGGACCTGCGCATCGCAGCCCTGACCCGCGCGAAATACCACGCCTCGCAGATCTCGGTGCCGGAATCGGTCGAGGCGATCGAAGTTGCCCGCAAGCGCGGCGCCAAGGTCACCTGCGGCATCTCGATCAACCATCTGAGCCTCAACGAAAACGACATCGGCGAGTACCGGAGCTTCTTCAAGCTCTATCCGCCGCTGCGCTCGGAAGACGACCGCATGGCCATGGTCGATGCGCTCGCGAAGGGGCAGATCGACATCATCGTGTCCTCGCATGATCCGCAGGATGTCGATACCAAGCGTTTGCCCTTCGGCGAGGCGGCGGACGGTGCGATCGGGCTCGAGACGATGCTGGCGGCCGCGCTTCGCCTGCACCATGCCGGCCAGGTGCCGCTGATGCGGCTGATCGATGCCATGTCGACGCGGCCGGCAGAGATCTTCGGCCTGCCCGGCGGCACGCTGAAACAGGGTGCGCCTGGCGACATCACCCTTGTTGACCTCGATGAGCCGTGGCTCGTGTCGCGCGACAGCCTGCTTGCGCGCTCGAAGAACACGCCATTCGAAGATGCCCGCTTTTCGGGCCGGGCCGTTGCGACCTATGTCGCCGGCCGATGCGTGCACTCGCTTTAA
- the rpmG gene encoding 50S ribosomal protein L33 produces MAKATTIKIKLLSTADTGFFYVTTKNSRTMTDKMTKTKYDPVAKKHVEFKETKIK; encoded by the coding sequence ATGGCCAAGGCTACAACCATCAAGATCAAGCTTCTGTCGACGGCTGACACGGGTTTCTTCTACGTTACCACGAAGAACAGCCGCACCATGACGGACAAGATGACGAAGACCAAGTACGACCCGGTTGCTAAGAAGCATGTCGAGTTCAAGGAAACCAAGATCAAGTAA
- the plsY gene encoding glycerol-3-phosphate 1-O-acyltransferase PlsY, with translation MPIVDYSALGFPNLAIVLVLGYLLGSIPFGLLLTKMAGLGDLRSIGSGNIGATNVLRTGNKKLAAATLLLDALKATAAALIAQAVFGHNAGLFAGFAAFIGHLFPVWLGFKGGKGVATYIGTLLGVAPLMVLVFAVVWLSVAFLTRYSSLSALVATLVIPVVLWILGVEETALVTAAMTAITFWRHKANIQRLVAGTEGKIGQKG, from the coding sequence ATGCCTATCGTCGACTATTCCGCTCTCGGCTTTCCAAACCTCGCCATCGTGCTCGTGCTCGGCTACCTGCTTGGTTCCATCCCCTTCGGTCTGCTGTTGACCAAGATGGCCGGGCTCGGCGACCTGCGGTCGATCGGGTCTGGCAATATCGGCGCGACCAATGTGCTGCGCACCGGCAACAAGAAGCTGGCTGCCGCCACGCTGCTGCTCGATGCACTGAAGGCAACCGCTGCAGCGCTCATTGCCCAGGCGGTCTTCGGCCACAATGCCGGACTGTTCGCCGGCTTTGCCGCGTTCATCGGCCATCTCTTCCCCGTCTGGCTCGGTTTCAAGGGCGGAAAAGGCGTTGCGACCTATATCGGCACGCTGCTCGGTGTTGCCCCGCTGATGGTGCTGGTCTTTGCCGTCGTCTGGCTTTCGGTCGCTTTCCTGACACGCTACTCTTCGTTGTCGGCGCTCGTCGCCACACTTGTCATTCCGGTTGTATTGTGGATACTCGGGGTTGAGGAGACGGCCCTCGTCACCGCGGCCATGACGGCCATCACCTTCTGGCGTCACAAGGCAAATATCCAGCGTCTCGTCGCGGGCACCGAGGGCAAGATCGGTCAAAAAGGCTAG
- a CDS encoding aspartate carbamoyltransferase catalytic subunit produces MVFFPHRHLIGIKGLTEQDITFLLDKADEAVKISRQREKKTSTLRGLTQINLFFEASTRTQASFELAGKRLGADVMNMSVGNSSVKKGETLIDTAMTLNAMRPDVLVVRHSSAGAAALLSQKVACSVVNAGDGQHEHPTQALLDALTIRRARGKLSRIIVAICGDVLHSRVARSNILLLNAMGARVRVVAPATLLPAGIADMGCEVFHDMKEGLKDADVVMMLRLQRERMSGSFVPSVREYFHFYGLDAEKLKAAKEDALVMHPGPMNRGVEIASEVADGPQSVIESQVEMGVAVRMAVMETLLVSQNQGPRSEGMGA; encoded by the coding sequence TTGGTCTTCTTTCCCCATCGCCATCTTATCGGCATCAAAGGCCTTACCGAGCAGGACATAACGTTCCTCCTCGACAAGGCAGACGAAGCCGTCAAAATCAGCCGCCAGCGGGAGAAGAAGACTTCCACGCTGCGTGGCCTCACCCAGATCAACCTGTTCTTCGAAGCCTCGACGCGAACGCAAGCCTCCTTCGAGCTTGCGGGCAAACGCCTTGGCGCCGACGTGATGAACATGTCGGTCGGCAATTCATCCGTCAAAAAGGGCGAAACGCTGATCGACACGGCCATGACGCTGAATGCCATGCGACCGGATGTGCTCGTCGTGCGGCATTCCTCGGCGGGTGCCGCTGCCCTTCTTTCGCAGAAGGTCGCCTGCTCGGTGGTCAATGCCGGTGACGGCCAGCACGAGCATCCGACGCAGGCGCTGCTCGACGCGCTCACCATCCGCCGCGCCAGAGGCAAGCTGTCCCGCATCATCGTCGCGATCTGCGGCGACGTGCTGCATTCGCGCGTCGCGCGCTCCAACATCCTGTTGCTCAATGCCATGGGTGCCCGTGTCCGGGTGGTGGCGCCCGCGACACTGCTGCCGGCCGGGATCGCCGACATGGGCTGCGAGGTCTTCCACGACATGAAGGAAGGTCTCAAGGATGCCGACGTCGTCATGATGCTCCGCCTGCAGCGCGAGCGCATGTCCGGTTCCTTCGTGCCTTCGGTGCGCGAATACTTCCATTTTTATGGCCTGGATGCCGAAAAGCTGAAGGCTGCGAAAGAAGATGCGCTCGTGATGCATCCGGGTCCGATGAACCGCGGCGTCGAGATTGCCTCGGAAGTGGCCGATGGACCGCAGAGCGTGATCGAGAGCCAGGTCGAGATGGGGGTGGCCGTGCGCATGGCCGTCATGGAGACGCTGCTGGTCTCGCAGAACCAGGGTCCGCGTTCGGAGGGAATGGGCGCATGA
- a CDS encoding DUF983 domain-containing protein, which translates to MTANQIHVTMQYGAAGKTERPLGRSIKRGMLNQCPACGSGKLFRNYLKVVDNCAACGEDYHHHRADDLPAYLVILILGHVLVGGFMATDLVFVLPAWVHFAIWAPIGVVTSLLCLQPIKGGVVGLQWALRMHGFSGERDEAEPS; encoded by the coding sequence ATGACCGCCAACCAGATCCATGTGACGATGCAATATGGTGCAGCAGGGAAGACCGAGCGCCCGCTCGGCCGGTCCATCAAGCGCGGAATGCTGAACCAGTGCCCGGCCTGCGGGTCCGGAAAGCTCTTCCGCAACTATCTGAAGGTCGTCGACAATTGCGCCGCCTGCGGTGAGGACTATCATCACCACAGGGCGGACGACCTGCCGGCCTATCTCGTCATCCTGATCCTCGGCCATGTCCTTGTCGGGGGATTCATGGCGACCGACCTCGTCTTCGTCCTGCCCGCATGGGTGCATTTCGCCATCTGGGCGCCGATCGGGGTCGTGACTTCCCTCCTCTGCCTGCAGCCGATCAAGGGCGGGGTCGTCGGCCTGCAATGGGCGCTGCGGATGCACGGCTTCAGTGGAGAGAGGGACGAAGCGGAGCCTTCGTGA